One Brachybacterium kimchii genomic window carries:
- a CDS encoding ISL3 family transposase has translation MPNSTCACSDALGRCDRCDLLLDFPSLHLASVVKGRTGLVLEVESCDPVAGCPGCGVIAAGHGRVMVEVIDAPWAGRPVRIRWRKRRWICHEGICEVVSFVEQDPEVCAPRGLLSTRAIRWAIGQLRREGATIQGLARQLGTTWNTVWSQVRPLLIEAANDPSRFEGVQVLGVDEHIWHHRDPRRRGPKELTGMVDLTRGPHPTARLLDLVPGRSGKAYRDWLDKRGETFRRKVEIATLDPFQGYKNAIDDQLEDATCVLDAFHIVKLGGAAVDDVRRRIQQETLGHRGRKGDPLYGIRHILRAGRERLTPRQQTRLASAFAAHPDHVAVEVAYHCSQDLRDVFHQPTPARGRQLAERLIASLPSCPIPEITRLGKTLHRWRTAFLAYFDTDGASNGGTEAVNGIIELGRRTARGFRNFEHYRLRMLLITGGLDASPHTQL, from the coding sequence ATGCCCAACTCTACGTGCGCCTGCTCTGACGCGCTCGGCCGCTGCGACCGTTGCGATCTTCTCCTCGATTTCCCCAGCCTCCATCTGGCCTCGGTGGTGAAGGGCCGTACGGGCCTGGTGCTCGAGGTCGAGTCCTGCGATCCAGTGGCCGGATGCCCTGGTTGCGGAGTCATCGCCGCTGGTCACGGCCGAGTGATGGTCGAGGTGATCGATGCGCCCTGGGCGGGCCGTCCAGTGCGGATCCGGTGGCGCAAGCGCCGCTGGATCTGCCACGAGGGCATCTGCGAGGTGGTCTCGTTCGTGGAGCAGGACCCGGAGGTCTGCGCTCCGCGGGGCCTGCTGAGCACGCGCGCGATCCGCTGGGCGATCGGTCAGCTCCGGCGCGAGGGAGCGACGATCCAGGGCCTTGCTCGCCAGCTCGGCACGACCTGGAACACGGTCTGGTCCCAGGTCCGACCACTCCTGATCGAGGCTGCGAACGACCCGTCCCGGTTCGAGGGAGTGCAGGTCCTGGGCGTGGACGAGCACATCTGGCACCACCGGGACCCGCGCCGGCGCGGCCCGAAGGAGCTCACCGGGATGGTCGACCTGACCCGAGGACCCCACCCCACCGCCAGGCTGCTGGACCTGGTCCCCGGCCGATCCGGCAAGGCCTACCGAGACTGGCTGGACAAGCGGGGCGAGACGTTCCGCCGGAAGGTCGAGATCGCGACGCTGGACCCGTTCCAGGGATATAAGAACGCGATCGATGACCAGCTCGAAGATGCGACCTGCGTGCTGGACGCCTTCCACATCGTCAAGCTCGGCGGGGCGGCGGTCGATGACGTTCGCCGCCGGATCCAGCAGGAGACCCTCGGCCACCGCGGCCGCAAGGGAGATCCCCTCTACGGCATCCGCCACATCCTCCGCGCGGGGCGCGAACGCCTCACCCCGCGCCAGCAGACTCGGCTGGCCAGCGCGTTCGCGGCGCATCCCGATCATGTCGCGGTCGAGGTCGCCTACCACTGCTCCCAAGACCTCCGCGACGTCTTCCACCAGCCCACACCCGCACGAGGGCGACAGCTCGCCGAGAGGCTCATCGCCTCCCTGCCGTCCTGCCCGATCCCCGAGATCACCAGACTCGGGAAGACCCTGCACCGCTGGCGGACAGCGTTCCTGGCCTACTTCGACACCGACGGCGCGAGCAACGGCGGCACCGAGGCCGTCAACGGGATCATCGAGCTCGGCCGCCGCACCGCCCGCGGCTTCCGGAATTTCGAGCACTACCGCCTCCGAATGCTCCTCATCACCGGCGGCCTCGACGCCTCACCCCACACTCAACTCTGA
- a CDS encoding sugar phosphate isomerase/epimerase family protein: MNQKNRQPVTLFTGQWADLPFEEVARLASEWGYDGLEIAASGDHLDLKRADEDDAYLHSRQEILERHGLKTWAISNHLAGQAVCDDPIDFRHRAIVRDYVWGDGDAEGVRRRAAEDMKRAARVARKLGADTVVGFTGSAIWPYVAMFPPVPADVIDAGYEDFARRWKPILEVFDGEGVRFAHEVHPSEIAYDYWTSVRALEAIDHHHAFGFNWDPSHMAWQGIDTVEFISDFADRIYHVDCKDTRIRRASGRQGILGSHLAWGDPRRGWDFVSTGHGDIPWEDAFRALASIGYDGPISIEWEDAGMDRLHGASEAVQYIRSLLWKLPEAAFDSAFSNQ, encoded by the coding sequence ATGAACCAGAAGAATCGACAGCCGGTCACCCTGTTCACAGGGCAATGGGCAGATCTGCCTTTCGAAGAGGTCGCGCGTCTCGCGTCCGAATGGGGATACGACGGTCTCGAGATCGCCGCCAGCGGGGACCATCTGGACCTCAAGAGAGCCGATGAGGACGACGCCTACCTGCACTCGCGTCAGGAGATCCTCGAACGCCATGGACTGAAGACATGGGCGATCTCGAACCACCTCGCCGGGCAAGCAGTGTGCGATGACCCGATCGACTTCCGCCACCGCGCGATCGTGCGCGACTACGTCTGGGGCGACGGAGACGCAGAGGGCGTGCGCCGTCGCGCCGCCGAGGACATGAAGCGTGCCGCCCGCGTCGCTCGGAAGCTGGGGGCGGACACCGTCGTCGGCTTCACCGGGTCTGCAATCTGGCCTTACGTTGCAATGTTCCCTCCGGTGCCCGCTGACGTCATCGACGCCGGGTATGAAGACTTCGCGCGCCGGTGGAAACCGATCCTCGAAGTGTTCGACGGCGAGGGAGTGCGCTTCGCCCACGAGGTGCATCCCTCCGAGATCGCCTACGACTACTGGACCAGCGTGCGTGCTCTCGAAGCCATCGATCATCACCACGCATTCGGGTTCAACTGGGATCCCTCCCACATGGCCTGGCAGGGCATCGACACGGTGGAGTTCATCTCGGACTTCGCAGATCGGATCTACCACGTCGATTGCAAGGACACGCGCATTCGCAGGGCGAGCGGGCGGCAGGGAATCCTCGGCTCCCATCTGGCGTGGGGCGATCCGCGCCGCGGGTGGGACTTCGTCTCCACAGGTCACGGCGACATCCCCTGGGAGGACGCGTTCCGCGCGCTTGCCAGTATCGGATATGACGGCCCCATCTCCATCGAGTGGGAAGACGCGGGGATGGACCGCCTGCACGGCGCCAGCGAAGCAGTCCAGTACATCCGGTCTCTTTTGTGGAAGCTTCCGGAAGCCGCGTTCGACAGCGCGTTCTCGAACCAATGA
- a CDS encoding helix-turn-helix transcriptional regulator, with protein MARKAQPQDIVTVDGLLTAKEVADALGLSTGTLANWRSLELGPKYVKVGGRVRYRITSLNLWVAEQERKVAS; from the coding sequence ATGGCTCGCAAGGCTCAGCCGCAGGACATCGTCACGGTCGACGGACTGCTCACCGCCAAGGAGGTCGCGGACGCGCTTGGGCTTTCAACCGGGACGCTCGCGAACTGGCGGAGCCTCGAGCTGGGCCCCAAGTACGTGAAGGTCGGGGGGCGGGTTCGCTACCGCATCACGAGCCTGAATCTCTGGGTGGCCGAGCAGGAGCGCAAGGTCGCGAGCTGA
- a CDS encoding site-specific integrase has protein sequence MPTSAEVVAAFIAYRASSVTHSTISRDVAAISALHLDSGLEDPTTHHGVRLALRSVGRSHGTAPSRRAAPVTTDAMRHIIESMDDLHTSVGKRDRAILLIGLAAAQRRSEVADLTTKDLTRLDTGLLVRIRRSKTDQTGKGDVIGVPLGEHSETCPVLAIEDWLEVSGRKIGDGKPLFSRIFNHASIAKTKLSDRSIARIIQARATAAGITGKEYSQVFGTGSWISGHSLRAGHATSAAEAGLDPMTIARTTRHRRLDSLSRYVRPASAVDDSTAGKIGL, from the coding sequence ATGCCCACGTCGGCCGAAGTGGTGGCGGCCTTCATCGCCTACCGCGCGAGCAGCGTCACCCACTCGACGATCTCCCGCGACGTCGCAGCCATCTCCGCATTGCACCTGGACAGTGGACTCGAGGATCCCACAACCCATCACGGAGTCCGCCTCGCACTGCGCTCCGTCGGCCGTAGCCACGGGACGGCGCCCTCGCGACGCGCGGCCCCCGTCACCACCGATGCCATGCGCCACATCATCGAATCGATGGACGACCTCCATACCTCGGTCGGCAAGCGCGACCGGGCGATCCTCCTGATCGGACTGGCTGCCGCTCAACGGCGCAGCGAGGTCGCCGACCTCACCACCAAGGACCTCACCCGTCTCGACACGGGGCTCCTCGTGCGCATTCGGCGCTCGAAGACCGACCAGACAGGCAAGGGCGACGTGATCGGCGTCCCGCTGGGGGAGCACAGCGAAACGTGCCCGGTGCTCGCGATCGAGGACTGGCTCGAGGTCAGCGGACGCAAGATCGGCGACGGCAAACCGCTGTTCTCCCGCATCTTCAACCACGCAAGCATCGCCAAGACGAAGCTCTCAGACCGTTCCATCGCCCGGATAATCCAGGCCCGCGCGACGGCAGCCGGCATCACCGGCAAGGAGTACTCCCAAGTGTTCGGCACCGGATCCTGGATTTCCGGCCACTCGCTGCGGGCTGGGCACGCTACCTCGGCGGCCGAAGCGGGACTCGACCCGATGACCATCGCGCGCACGACACGTCACCGGCGCCTGGACTCGCTGTCGAGGTACGTGAGGCCCGCCAGCGCTGTCGACGACTCCACGGCGGGGAAGATCGGTCTGTGA
- a CDS encoding MFS transporter: protein MSADTVGDDLYSDNPKPRALHVRLIAMMLLEFFVPGTFVATMGLVLATNDLSSIIGFSYTLAAVAAIVSPMFLGALGDRLLQTQHVLGLSHIVGGVLLLFIPAAVHAGNALVVLLLIFVYKIFYQPTVGLSNAIAFRHLGRGSRMFPYIRVFGTLGWVLAGLTIGWMGLSASTGAFLVTAIGSFVIGVYAFTLPATRPEGIAKRFSWADLVGARAFVLLRQRSFLVFMICAVLTSISLGTYNSYASPYLGALGIENVAGVLSIGQMSEVIFILTIPFVLKRFGMKYTLLCGMALWAVRFLLLGVAASTENWVAVVAVGLHGICNDFFIIVGAMFIDRVAPRELQAQAQSMLILVIQGIGASIGSLVAGTIYNATIGGNPQAAAADWWPVWIFPIAAAVITTALWTMFFHQRGVPEGGRAC from the coding sequence GTGAGCGCCGACACCGTCGGCGATGATCTGTACAGCGATAATCCGAAACCCCGCGCACTCCATGTGCGCCTGATTGCGATGATGCTGCTTGAATTCTTCGTGCCAGGGACGTTCGTGGCGACCATGGGGCTCGTGCTCGCCACCAACGACCTCTCGAGCATCATTGGCTTCTCGTACACGTTGGCGGCGGTTGCTGCGATCGTCTCGCCGATGTTCCTGGGTGCACTGGGAGATCGTCTCCTGCAGACGCAGCACGTCCTCGGCCTGTCGCACATCGTCGGCGGCGTCCTGCTTCTGTTCATCCCCGCCGCCGTGCACGCAGGCAATGCCCTGGTGGTGCTGCTGCTGATCTTCGTGTACAAGATCTTCTACCAGCCCACCGTCGGCCTCTCGAATGCGATCGCCTTCCGGCACCTGGGCCGGGGCAGCCGGATGTTCCCGTACATCCGGGTGTTCGGCACTCTAGGGTGGGTCCTCGCGGGCCTGACCATCGGCTGGATGGGCCTCTCTGCTTCCACCGGTGCCTTCTTGGTCACTGCGATCGGGAGCTTCGTGATCGGCGTGTATGCTTTCACCCTCCCTGCAACGCGCCCTGAGGGCATTGCGAAGCGCTTCAGCTGGGCCGATCTTGTGGGAGCCCGAGCCTTCGTCCTGCTCCGTCAGCGCAGCTTCCTCGTCTTCATGATCTGCGCCGTTCTCACCTCGATCTCCCTGGGTACGTACAACTCCTACGCTTCGCCGTACCTGGGCGCTCTCGGAATCGAGAACGTCGCCGGGGTCCTGTCCATCGGTCAGATGTCAGAGGTCATCTTCATCCTCACAATCCCCTTCGTGCTCAAGCGGTTCGGCATGAAGTACACGCTGCTTTGCGGCATGGCGCTCTGGGCCGTGCGATTCCTTCTGCTTGGGGTGGCGGCCTCGACGGAGAATTGGGTTGCTGTCGTCGCCGTCGGACTGCATGGAATCTGCAACGACTTCTTCATTATCGTTGGCGCGATGTTCATCGATCGGGTGGCTCCTCGCGAGTTGCAGGCGCAGGCGCAGAGCATGCTTATCCTGGTCATCCAGGGGATCGGTGCATCCATCGGGTCTCTAGTGGCGGGCACGATCTATAACGCCACTATCGGCGGAAACCCACAGGCCGCAGCGGCGGACTGGTGGCCCGTGTGGATCTTCCCCATCGCAGCCGCGGTGATCACCACCGCTTTGTGGACCATGTTCTTCCATCAACGTGGTGTTCCTGAAGGTGGTCGAGCGTGTTAA
- a CDS encoding C-glycoside deglycosidase beta subunit domain-containing protein, with amino-acid sequence MFDNFLVRHDSLRNTVIDGEVVGFRLAVRNANYRGVYLSLHNGYFLEVDGVPFDRSVQTFEINGQVPRTFEELCEATWEHWDYDDEGILHVALPGGLAAGEHVVRLQQSVLAAYGYLPTDEEWVVNPPEPGTGAGSDKTPHIISYRLPLTEEVETR; translated from the coding sequence ATGTTTGATAACTTCCTCGTCCGGCACGACAGTCTGCGGAACACCGTGATCGATGGTGAGGTGGTCGGATTCCGTCTCGCCGTGAGGAACGCGAACTATCGCGGTGTCTATCTCTCCCTGCACAACGGGTATTTCCTCGAGGTCGACGGCGTGCCCTTCGACCGTTCAGTGCAGACTTTCGAGATCAACGGCCAGGTGCCGCGCACATTCGAAGAGCTCTGCGAAGCCACATGGGAGCACTGGGACTACGACGACGAAGGGATCCTTCACGTCGCGCTTCCGGGCGGGCTCGCCGCGGGCGAGCACGTGGTGAGGCTTCAGCAGTCCGTGCTCGCGGCTTACGGATACCTGCCCACTGATGAGGAGTGGGTGGTCAACCCGCCCGAGCCCGGCACCGGAGCGGGCTCCGACAAGACCCCTCACATCATCTCCTACCGCCTGCCCCTGACCGAGGAGGTCGAGACCCGATGA
- a CDS encoding sugar phosphate isomerase/epimerase family protein, whose translation MTIRRGVSLYSYQQSQFFKQLNLEDQIREVGAELGAQGIEIIDEMSLHYPDPGEEFVRRWFGWMEAYGTTPVAMDVGLDVLQFRDHVMTHREAADRLVHDIRLAHRLGFRNVRTLSVVPVDVIEMALPVAEELDIRLGKEVHQPMRLEGEQVSEIIDLAQRTGSSHVGIVPDFGIFQFRLSEAQLQWFGRQGAQLSARKASVDLALAITEGTAPLDHTAMFAHTAGNIRSDFTRFLASGAAPADEQNAFEAVRTWTDERVEDPGAIDYTVVAESLLFSHTDPNRLRDLVPYVTHVHAKFNHMTEIPGHPGEYEEAAIDYPSAIRALQDGGFDGFVNSEYEGQRYWQDRGVEDLENEVEQVRRHQQMLTRLVGA comes from the coding sequence ATGACCATTCGCCGCGGCGTCTCGCTGTACAGCTACCAGCAGTCCCAGTTCTTCAAGCAGCTCAATCTCGAGGACCAGATCCGGGAGGTGGGCGCCGAGCTCGGTGCACAGGGCATCGAGATCATCGACGAGATGTCCCTCCACTATCCGGACCCCGGTGAGGAGTTCGTCCGTCGATGGTTCGGGTGGATGGAGGCCTACGGGACGACCCCCGTCGCGATGGACGTCGGCTTGGACGTCCTGCAGTTCCGCGACCACGTGATGACCCATCGAGAGGCCGCGGACCGCCTGGTCCATGACATCCGCCTTGCTCATAGGCTCGGCTTCCGCAATGTGCGCACCCTCTCGGTGGTTCCCGTCGATGTCATCGAGATGGCTCTGCCGGTCGCGGAGGAACTGGACATCCGCTTGGGCAAGGAGGTCCACCAGCCCATGCGACTGGAGGGAGAGCAGGTCTCCGAGATCATCGATCTCGCCCAGCGCACGGGCAGCTCGCACGTGGGGATCGTGCCGGACTTCGGGATCTTCCAGTTCCGGCTCTCCGAGGCGCAGCTGCAGTGGTTCGGTCGCCAGGGTGCCCAGCTCTCTGCACGCAAGGCATCCGTGGATCTTGCGCTCGCCATCACGGAGGGCACCGCACCACTGGACCACACGGCGATGTTCGCGCACACCGCCGGCAACATCCGCTCGGACTTCACGAGATTCCTCGCCTCCGGAGCTGCACCGGCCGATGAACAGAATGCGTTCGAGGCTGTTCGGACCTGGACCGACGAGCGGGTCGAGGATCCGGGGGCCATCGATTACACGGTGGTGGCCGAGTCCCTCCTTTTCTCCCACACGGATCCGAACCGTCTTCGAGATCTCGTGCCCTACGTGACCCACGTCCACGCGAAGTTCAACCACATGACCGAGATCCCCGGCCACCCGGGCGAGTACGAGGAGGCGGCGATCGACTACCCGTCAGCCATCCGCGCCCTGCAGGATGGCGGCTTCGACGGCTTCGTGAACTCCGAGTACGAAGGTCAGCGCTACTGGCAGGACCGCGGGGTGGAGGACCTCGAGAACGAGGTGGAGCAGGTGCGCCGCCATCAGCAGATGCTCACCCGGCTGGTGGGCGCATGA
- a CDS encoding ParA family protein, which produces MRIAVISTKGGVGKTTCAMHLAQALSSLGTVEVFDMDPQGSATDWAYRAEDSGDPLDFRVNPSNTRELSHLERAQTADHLVIDTPPGLPDVILASARVADAVIIPTEHSGLDMAQVWKLIEALPDVPFGVLISKSNPRTISYRQAVAELQSHDVPLFATDVRRSERVKESFARTVRSERLFGYDSVLDELIRALGVRLRPATRERKESR; this is translated from the coding sequence ATGCGAATCGCGGTGATCTCCACCAAGGGCGGGGTAGGGAAGACGACTTGCGCAATGCATCTCGCGCAAGCACTGTCCTCGTTAGGCACCGTTGAGGTCTTCGACATGGACCCGCAGGGATCAGCCACCGACTGGGCATACAGGGCTGAGGACTCCGGGGACCCCCTGGATTTCAGGGTCAACCCGTCGAACACACGTGAACTGTCCCACCTCGAGAGGGCACAAACCGCAGATCATCTCGTGATCGATACTCCGCCTGGGTTGCCAGACGTCATCCTGGCGTCGGCAAGGGTCGCGGACGCGGTCATTATCCCGACTGAGCACTCCGGCCTGGACATGGCCCAGGTGTGGAAGCTCATCGAGGCACTGCCTGACGTGCCATTTGGGGTGCTGATCTCCAAGTCGAATCCACGCACGATCTCGTACCGGCAAGCCGTCGCCGAACTTCAGAGCCACGACGTTCCCCTGTTCGCCACGGATGTACGCCGAAGCGAGCGGGTCAAGGAAAGCTTCGCGCGGACGGTGCGCTCTGAGAGACTGTTTGGGTATGACTCAGTGCTGGATGAGCTGATCCGAGCATTGGGGGTTCGATTGAGACCTGCAACTAGGGAACGCAAGGAGTCGAGATGA
- the ppgK gene encoding polyphosphate--glucose phosphotransferase translates to MSARQAIGIDIGGTGIKGGVVDLDSGELVGDRLVVPTPEGGRPQDVARVTQEVLENVDSAGRAVGVCVPAVVRQGRTLSAANISAEWIGLDAEGLFQHTLGRPVRLINDADAAGLAEVRFGRGTAPPGVTLVITLGTGIGSALFIDGALVPNTELGHLKIDGEIAERRAAFSSLRREQLEWREWAGRISRYIRDIERLFSPDLIVIGGGGSAHFDHFAHHLEVSTLIRCARFHNNAGIVGAATLARS, encoded by the coding sequence ATGAGCGCGCGCCAGGCCATCGGCATCGATATCGGTGGAACAGGAATCAAGGGGGGAGTGGTCGACCTCGACTCGGGAGAGCTCGTAGGGGATCGGCTCGTTGTCCCCACTCCCGAGGGTGGACGTCCGCAGGACGTTGCACGGGTGACGCAGGAAGTCCTGGAGAACGTGGACTCGGCGGGGAGGGCCGTCGGCGTGTGTGTGCCGGCGGTCGTCCGTCAAGGACGAACGCTCTCCGCTGCGAACATCTCTGCCGAGTGGATCGGTCTCGATGCTGAAGGGCTCTTCCAACACACTCTCGGGCGTCCTGTGCGGCTGATCAACGATGCCGATGCAGCTGGCCTCGCGGAGGTCCGCTTCGGAAGGGGCACTGCACCTCCTGGCGTCACCCTCGTCATCACCCTCGGCACGGGGATCGGCAGCGCGCTGTTCATCGACGGTGCCCTCGTCCCCAACACTGAGCTTGGGCACCTGAAGATCGACGGCGAGATTGCCGAACGCCGCGCGGCGTTTTCCAGCCTGCGTCGTGAACAGCTCGAATGGCGCGAGTGGGCCGGCCGGATATCGAGATATATTCGTGACATCGAGCGGCTGTTCTCTCCGGATCTGATCGTCATAGGCGGCGGCGGCAGTGCCCACTTCGATCACTTCGCCCATCACCTCGAGGTTTCCACCCTCATCCGATGCGCACGGTTTCACAATAACGCCGGAATCGTCGGAGCCGCCACACTCGCGCGCTCATAA
- a CDS encoding histone-like nucleoid-structuring protein Lsr2, translated as MAKRKWALLSSRGPCTAAKYWQRIHAQATMSLRGDSYTLDSIRNRFEEDEMARKTHVLLVDDVDGSEATDTIRFGLDGLDYEIDLNETHAQELKSAVTAWSTAARRTGGRSRRGSSASREETRRIRQWARENGYEVSDRGRVSAKIREAYAKAN; from the coding sequence GTGGCGAAGAGGAAGTGGGCCCTCCTGTCATCTCGCGGGCCATGCACCGCAGCGAAGTACTGGCAGCGCATTCACGCGCAGGCCACGATGTCTTTGCGCGGCGATTCGTATACGCTCGATTCCATACGGAATCGCTTTGAGGAGGACGAAATGGCACGGAAGACCCATGTACTGCTGGTGGACGATGTCGATGGCTCCGAAGCAACGGACACGATCCGGTTCGGTCTGGATGGCCTCGACTACGAGATCGATCTGAACGAGACCCATGCGCAGGAACTGAAGTCGGCGGTCACGGCGTGGTCGACTGCCGCTCGCCGAACGGGAGGACGCTCCCGGCGAGGGAGCTCGGCATCTCGCGAGGAGACCCGCAGGATCCGACAGTGGGCACGCGAGAATGGCTATGAGGTCTCCGACCGCGGGCGCGTCTCCGCGAAGATCCGGGAGGCGTACGCGAAGGCGAACTGA
- a CDS encoding Gfo/Idh/MocA family protein — MTTPAARAEGLRVAILGAGMIGTVHRRAALLNGAQLVGVMASSSERSEQVAEQWQTTPIARIEELADLAPDVVHVCSPNGLHVEHVESALAAGAHVICEKPLAIDTLDARRLVERARAHDRLAAVPFVYRFHPLVREIRDRVRTGDFGAVQLIHGSYLQDWLLSPSATSWRVDSAVGGPSRAFADIGSHWCDLMEFITGERIASLTAATAITVPQRPATAAPTFSAGDATGPLVEVNTEDAASMIFRTESGALGNVTISQVSAGRKNRLWIEVDGAERSAVFDQENPETIWLGGEDRAEVLQRDPGHGSAEQRRLSTLPAGHAQGYAQCFENFVADVYRAVKGSVPDGLPTFDDGLRSAQIVDAVLTSADSGGWIDVPSMQHAPSSIC; from the coding sequence ATGACGACCCCTGCAGCACGCGCCGAGGGCCTGCGCGTGGCGATCCTCGGCGCGGGGATGATCGGAACCGTGCATCGGCGGGCTGCACTCCTCAACGGCGCGCAGCTCGTCGGTGTCATGGCCTCCTCGTCCGAGCGCTCCGAACAGGTGGCCGAGCAGTGGCAGACGACACCGATCGCCCGGATCGAGGAGCTGGCCGACCTCGCGCCCGATGTCGTGCACGTATGCAGCCCCAATGGACTCCACGTCGAGCATGTGGAGTCGGCACTCGCTGCCGGCGCCCACGTGATCTGCGAGAAGCCGCTGGCCATCGATACCCTCGACGCCCGACGCCTGGTCGAACGCGCACGGGCGCATGATCGTCTTGCGGCCGTTCCGTTCGTGTATCGGTTCCATCCCTTGGTGCGGGAGATCCGCGACCGGGTGCGCACCGGTGACTTCGGTGCGGTGCAGCTCATCCACGGTAGCTACCTGCAGGACTGGCTGCTCTCGCCCTCGGCCACCAGCTGGCGAGTCGACTCAGCCGTGGGCGGACCCTCGCGCGCATTCGCGGACATCGGCTCCCACTGGTGCGACCTGATGGAGTTCATCACCGGGGAGAGAATCGCGTCGCTCACCGCCGCGACAGCGATCACGGTTCCTCAGCGTCCCGCCACGGCAGCGCCCACCTTCTCAGCAGGCGATGCCACAGGCCCCCTTGTCGAGGTCAACACGGAAGATGCGGCTTCCATGATCTTCCGAACCGAGAGCGGGGCGCTCGGCAACGTCACGATCTCGCAGGTGTCTGCCGGGCGGAAGAACCGATTGTGGATCGAGGTCGATGGGGCCGAGCGCTCCGCCGTCTTCGACCAGGAGAATCCCGAGACGATCTGGCTCGGAGGCGAGGACCGCGCGGAGGTGCTCCAGCGCGACCCCGGCCACGGCAGCGCCGAGCAGCGCCGGCTCTCCACCCTGCCCGCAGGACATGCCCAGGGCTACGCGCAGTGCTTCGAAAACTTCGTGGCGGACGTCTACCGCGCCGTCAAGGGCAGCGTGCCCGATGGTCTGCCGACGTTCGACGACGGTCTGCGGTCCGCGCAGATCGTCGATGCGGTGCTCACGTCCGCGGACTCCGGCGGGTGGATCGACGTCCCGAGCATGCAGCACGCCCCTTCCAGCATCTGCTGA
- a CDS encoding lactonase family protein has translation MSAGPKDVGAEHASTVLAYVGSYADESDRGGITPLLVGDGGASLAPQKPVTAPDQAGYLAYRPSTATMYAVDERKTDGRGPVQPPAAVHAFTVGEGGRLTQLSTAPALGPFPTYLVVVEGRDLLVSISHGSFEHIERVVRDPDGTWHTEYVYDDSTVVCYALDDDGGIGAVSDVQVLEGHGVDPNPSPQAGGHGQASAHAHCAVVDPSGRYLLVTDKSTDRIYVFEIDRQLRQVSVYQAPPVTGPRHLVFHPRQSRLFATYEFSSQLVSLDFDPSTGTLTAIDAISTVAGDPGRLNEPADIHIHPRGDVVYVNNRGEDSLAWFDVSSDGYLTRRGQVQLGESIHPGLAARSFAVDPEGAFLLVADRPSGLVRSYSIGTDGALSPLAEVTVPNPAAVIIPSPTDNGQYEGAAS, from the coding sequence ATGAGCGCCGGACCGAAGGATGTGGGCGCCGAGCACGCCTCGACGGTGCTCGCCTACGTCGGCTCCTATGCCGATGAGAGCGATCGAGGTGGGATCACCCCTCTTCTGGTCGGCGACGGTGGTGCCTCCTTGGCGCCGCAGAAGCCTGTGACGGCACCGGACCAGGCCGGCTACCTTGCATATCGTCCCTCCACGGCCACGATGTATGCCGTCGACGAGCGCAAGACCGACGGACGCGGGCCTGTGCAGCCGCCAGCGGCAGTGCACGCGTTCACCGTGGGTGAAGGCGGGCGTCTGACTCAGCTGTCCACTGCTCCGGCGCTCGGGCCCTTCCCCACCTACCTCGTCGTCGTCGAGGGCCGCGACCTCCTGGTCTCGATCTCCCACGGAAGCTTCGAGCACATCGAGCGAGTGGTGCGCGATCCCGATGGCACCTGGCACACGGAGTACGTCTACGACGATTCGACCGTGGTCTGCTACGCGCTCGACGACGACGGCGGCATCGGTGCCGTGAGTGATGTGCAGGTTCTCGAAGGCCACGGAGTGGATCCGAATCCCTCGCCGCAGGCAGGAGGCCACGGCCAGGCGAGCGCACACGCGCACTGCGCAGTGGTCGATCCCTCGGGGCGGTATCTGCTGGTGACGGACAAGTCCACCGACCGGATCTACGTGTTCGAGATCGATCGACAGCTACGCCAGGTCTCGGTGTACCAGGCCCCGCCGGTCACCGGCCCGCGACACCTGGTCTTCCACCCCCGCCAGAGCCGGCTCTTCGCGACCTACGAGTTCTCCTCGCAGTTGGTCTCTCTGGACTTCGATCCGTCGACGGGCACGCTCACAGCGATCGATGCGATCAGCACCGTCGCAGGGGACCCGGGTCGGTTGAACGAGCCGGCGGACATCCACATCCATCCCCGCGGGGACGTCGTGTATGTCAACAACCGAGGTGAGGACTCGCTGGCATGGTTCGACGTCAGCAGTGATGGATACCTGACGCGTCGGGGCCAGGTGCAGCTGGGGGAGTCCATCCACCCCGGTCTGGCGGCGCGGAGTTTCGCCGTCGACCCCGAGGGAGCGTTCCTCCTGGTCGCCGATCGCCCTTCCGGTCTCGTGCGCAGCTATTCCATAGGGACCGACGGCGCGCTCAGTCCGCTGGCGGAGGTGACCGTTCCCAATCCGGCCGCGGTCATCATTCCGTCGCCGACTGACAACGGACAGTACGAAGGAGCCGCGTCGTGA